In the genome of Caldisalinibacter kiritimatiensis, one region contains:
- the ligA gene encoding NAD-dependent DNA ligase LigA, whose amino-acid sequence MDKLSRMKELVEILNDLNYYYYTLDEPKVSDKEYDELYDELVRLEKETGEVLPNSPTQRIGGEPLDKFEKHTHLGKLWSLDKCQSVEELKNWDNRVKRLIEQYNLANEDKLPKPTYVMEYKFDGLTINLTYKDGNLVQGATRGNGEIGEAILPQLKTIKSIPLSIDFKGTIEIQGEGLMPLSALEKYNKTADEPLKNARNGAAGALRNLDPKVTAKRNLIAYFYNVGYIEGKEFDTHLEMIEFIKENRLPVFDYIKKFDNIDDLIEEIERLKEERKKLDVLTDGLVIKINDMKTRQVLGYTQKFPRWAVAYKFKAEEVTTKLIGVNWNVGRTGKVTPTAVLEPVEIGGVTVQRATLNNWDDIQRKKVAKGCRVWIRRSNDVIPEIMGTVEDSCENPEPIKKPEYCPACGSELIRDGVHIFCTNSLSCKPQLVSRLVHYASRDAMNIEGFSEKTAEQLYEELGLEDIPELYDLTFADLIKLDRFGKKKAENLLNAIENSKKCRLDSFVFALGIPNVGKKTATDLANNFKSLDKIMKATYEELIAIPDIGDKVANSIIEFFHDDKIKANIQKLLKSGVEPTFEEQKEVLDTVFTGKTVVITGILEGISRKEAKEIVTKMGGKVTGSVSKKTDFVIVGEKAGSKLKKAEELGIRIIKDEEFKEIIEKNGIVS is encoded by the coding sequence ATGGATAAACTATCTAGAATGAAGGAATTAGTTGAGATATTAAATGACCTTAATTATTATTACTATACCCTTGATGAGCCTAAGGTTAGTGACAAAGAATACGATGAACTATATGACGAATTAGTGCGTTTAGAAAAGGAGACAGGAGAGGTTTTACCTAATTCTCCTACTCAAAGAATAGGTGGAGAGCCTCTAGATAAATTTGAAAAGCATACACACTTAGGTAAGCTATGGAGTTTAGATAAATGCCAAAGTGTAGAAGAATTAAAAAACTGGGATAATAGAGTAAAGAGATTAATTGAGCAGTATAATTTAGCAAATGAAGATAAATTACCAAAGCCTACCTATGTTATGGAATATAAATTTGACGGACTTACAATAAACTTAACATACAAGGATGGTAATTTAGTTCAAGGGGCTACTAGGGGAAATGGAGAAATAGGAGAAGCTATTTTACCCCAATTAAAGACTATAAAATCAATACCACTGAGTATAGATTTCAAAGGTACTATTGAGATTCAAGGAGAAGGATTAATGCCTTTATCGGCTTTAGAAAAATATAATAAGACAGCCGATGAGCCCCTTAAGAATGCAAGAAATGGAGCAGCTGGAGCACTAAGAAACCTAGACCCTAAAGTAACAGCTAAGCGTAACCTTATAGCATATTTTTATAATGTAGGGTATATAGAAGGTAAAGAATTTGACACTCATCTTGAGATGATAGAATTCATAAAAGAAAATAGACTTCCTGTTTTCGATTATATTAAGAAATTTGATAATATAGATGACCTTATAGAAGAAATAGAAAGATTAAAGGAAGAGAGAAAAAAATTAGATGTTCTTACCGATGGACTTGTAATTAAAATAAATGACATGAAAACAAGACAGGTACTAGGATATACTCAGAAGTTTCCTAGATGGGCAGTGGCATATAAATTCAAAGCAGAAGAGGTTACTACAAAATTAATTGGTGTAAATTGGAATGTCGGTAGAACAGGTAAAGTAACACCAACAGCGGTATTAGAGCCAGTTGAGATAGGGGGAGTAACGGTACAACGTGCCACACTTAATAACTGGGATGATATACAAAGAAAAAAGGTTGCTAAAGGCTGTAGAGTATGGATAAGAAGGTCAAATGATGTAATACCTGAAATAATGGGTACAGTTGAGGATAGCTGTGAAAACCCAGAGCCTATAAAGAAACCAGAGTATTGCCCGGCCTGTGGTTCTGAGCTAATTAGAGATGGAGTTCATATTTTCTGTACTAACTCATTATCATGCAAGCCTCAATTAGTGTCTAGATTAGTTCACTATGCCAGCAGAGATGCAATGAATATAGAAGGATTTAGTGAAAAAACTGCAGAACAATTATATGAAGAGTTAGGATTAGAGGATATACCAGAGCTATATGATTTAACCTTTGCTGATTTAATTAAATTAGATAGATTTGGTAAAAAGAAAGCAGAAAATCTATTGAATGCTATTGAGAATAGTAAAAAATGTAGACTTGACTCTTTTGTATTCGCATTGGGAATCCCTAATGTTGGTAAAAAGACTGCTACCGATTTAGCCAATAATTTTAAATCCCTTGATAAAATTATGAAGGCTACATATGAAGAACTAATAGCCATACCTGATATAGGAGATAAAGTAGCCAATAGTATAATAGAGTTTTTCCATGATGATAAAATAAAGGCTAACATACAAAAGCTATTAAAGTCAGGAGTAGAGCCAACATTTGAAGAACAAAAAGAGGTTTTAGATACAGTATTTACTGGAAAAACTGTAGTTATAACTGGAATATTAGAAGGTATAAGCAGGAAAGAAGCAAAGGAAATAGTAACTAAAATGGGTGGAAAAGTTACAGGTAGCGTGAGTAAAAAAACAGATTTTGTAATAGTGGGAGAAAAAGCAGGTTCAAAGCTTAAAAAGGCAGAGGAACTAGGTATTAGAATAATTAAAGACGAAGAATTTAAAGAGATAATCGAAAAAAATGGTATTGTTTCGTAA
- a CDS encoding PKD domain-containing protein, whose translation ISPPTIKSKGSIFVQFLHPTLGLRYATFEIEEIPGQIDIQAEINIPQHEYIIGGGNDQVTIPITTKTTLTLSNGASSAFIKSIWTILDCNDIDYSSAETSSETVSVTKTHYVTLSRSDFNTGTHTVNFISIGFYSTYGGAIDIAEATDSITLIVEEPFSADDIYTDLVVTPDPNALYDGTSDTIDITLDASNSNEPNGGRLAYRYWVDTDPSYSNAGAGVNPELDEGDTTPEIWETSLDNIEAGQTIYAKVKVYSYAMNDFAETERQVTIGTIPVEVIADLSIDAPTEVEWLPKEWDNDEPKSVRVTLDSSGSYATLGIDDRDYELNGDSVSGSSSRNSEYIEIRPSDVNAFGTIPIWSTVTIEDENGNTDTATASTMIRPTISNTPPDVFFTNDDPHYTTLPVNLVNATTDKEEDEKYADWTIRTTDGDLIAYSQNDYETGNIDSDFSSLYIESMNLDTYGGEIVFNQSGYYDVELYVMDERGNEDSYSKRIYVNTEPQDPVADFDMYDFGFPNETIEVTDRSTDPNNDIVSRIWTMPSINLDTGQPASVSGYLSGSGGNLTFTEEGTYEVTLEVRDYTYPITNASTITKQVQIIPPLPVARITESGTLKENRLVTLSSKDSLTPRVDPIQTDRNEWSITPVDGQDPSSIKIDNDTSDNEIKNVVFKEPGRYKVWLRVHNNFSDANPNHPQIDATDIEKIITIEEDEIPDPDFNITGANPDFQNNPVSTTVHLQDFSISNDGDIIDRWYWTIIRDDNENGDFSDDDIYATFTDKTDFDIGVTFEEGNSGQFKVELRVKEEFGQPTIDKFVTPSDRKENTITKVFDVNWIPDIKFSMTDWAYTDDTLNLSTVIKDEEVPTTTVDWSLKRASESDPSVMLPASLNVYTDNMLDKNGGAIRFKESGFYELTATVTDEIGQSYSYSETIRVYPLPTAVIKDNSSLRWPSGEFNIKENRKFEMDGNSSYAQDYYGPEMHSIDHSKDYWEIIPLDNQGTGVIKIQNGSGGALVNQGGSTKFIRNNDKLDETLLFKEEGQYKVRYQVTNTFGKKSPFAEKIITVHEDTTPNINFDVIPTAYRDADDSKRAELITYNIQASSDDEDTIDIQRIRYRFDSDNDGNFNDESWVGTVPIDTVNKRATVKVNHVGKYQFEFMAKDEFGQPTLSEFVNTGDRRESYQYKTIEVDNTAPIVDFEVAPSNKVDIVFTIGDVDDSKLEELNAKIDTYVKTDLEAEKICINIKRGQA comes from the coding sequence ATATCCCCTCCGACTATTAAATCAAAAGGCAGTATATTTGTTCAGTTTTTACATCCCACGTTAGGGTTAAGATATGCTACTTTTGAAATTGAAGAAATACCAGGACAAATTGATATACAAGCAGAAATAAACATTCCACAACATGAGTATATAATAGGTGGAGGTAATGACCAAGTAACAATACCAATAACAACAAAAACAACTTTAACGTTATCAAATGGAGCTAGTTCAGCTTTTATTAAGTCTATTTGGACTATATTGGATTGTAATGACATAGATTATTCTTCAGCAGAAACTAGCAGCGAAACAGTATCAGTAACCAAAACTCACTATGTAACTCTTTCTAGGTCAGATTTTAATACAGGCACACATACAGTGAATTTTATAAGTATAGGTTTTTATTCAACATATGGAGGAGCTATAGATATAGCAGAGGCGACCGATAGTATAACTTTAATTGTAGAAGAACCTTTTTCGGCAGATGATATATACACAGATTTAGTAGTAACACCAGATCCAAATGCATTATATGATGGCACTTCTGATACTATAGATATTACACTAGATGCCTCAAATTCTAATGAACCAAATGGTGGAAGATTGGCATATAGATATTGGGTTGATACCGACCCATCATATAGCAATGCAGGAGCAGGTGTAAACCCAGAGCTAGACGAAGGTGATACAACTCCTGAAATTTGGGAAACATCACTTGATAATATAGAGGCAGGACAAACTATTTATGCAAAAGTTAAAGTATACAGTTATGCTATGAATGACTTTGCTGAAACAGAAAGACAAGTAACAATCGGTACTATCCCTGTTGAGGTGATAGCAGATTTAAGCATTGATGCTCCAACAGAAGTAGAATGGCTGCCTAAAGAATGGGATAATGATGAACCAAAATCAGTAAGAGTTACATTAGATTCTAGTGGTTCATATGCGACTTTAGGAATTGATGATAGAGATTATGAACTTAATGGTGATAGTGTAAGTGGTAGCAGTAGTAGAAATTCAGAGTATATTGAAATAAGACCTTCTGATGTGAATGCTTTTGGTACAATTCCTATATGGAGTACAGTTACTATTGAAGATGAAAATGGAAATACCGATACAGCAACAGCTAGTACAATGATAAGACCGACCATTTCAAACACACCACCAGACGTGTTTTTTACAAATGATGACCCACATTATACTACATTACCAGTTAATTTAGTTAATGCTACAACGGATAAAGAGGAAGACGAAAAATATGCTGATTGGACAATTAGAACAACAGATGGAGATTTAATAGCTTATTCTCAAAATGATTATGAAACAGGTAATATAGATAGTGATTTTTCTAGTTTATATATAGAAAGTATGAATTTAGATACCTATGGTGGTGAAATTGTTTTTAATCAATCGGGTTATTATGACGTTGAACTCTATGTTATGGATGAAAGAGGAAATGAAGATAGTTATTCAAAAAGGATTTATGTAAATACCGAACCACAAGACCCAGTAGCTGATTTTGATATGTATGACTTTGGTTTTCCAAATGAAACAATTGAAGTTACAGACCGAAGTACTGACCCTAACAACGATATAGTTAGCAGAATATGGACTATGCCTTCAATTAATTTAGATACAGGGCAACCTGCTAGTGTTAGTGGTTATTTAAGTGGAAGTGGTGGAAACTTAACTTTTACAGAAGAAGGTACTTATGAAGTTACTTTAGAGGTTCGAGATTATACTTATCCTATAACTAATGCCTCTACAATTACTAAACAAGTACAGATTATACCTCCGTTACCTGTTGCTAGAATAACAGAGAGTGGTACACTTAAAGAAAATAGATTAGTTACATTAAGTTCAAAAGATAGTTTGACTCCTAGAGTAGACCCAATTCAAACAGATAGGAATGAATGGAGTATAACTCCTGTGGATGGGCAAGACCCTTCTTCTATAAAGATTGATAATGATACATCTGATAATGAAATTAAAAATGTAGTATTTAAAGAACCAGGAAGATATAAAGTATGGCTTAGAGTTCATAATAATTTTTCTGACGCTAATCCTAACCATCCACAAATTGATGCAACAGATATCGAAAAGATTATTACAATAGAAGAAGATGAAATACCCGACCCCGACTTTAACATAACAGGAGCTAATCCAGATTTTCAAAATAATCCTGTTAGTACTACAGTACACTTACAAGACTTTTCTATATCAAATGATGGAGATATTATAGACCGTTGGTATTGGACTATAATTCGTGATGATAATGAAAATGGAGATTTTTCAGATGATGATATATATGCTACATTTACCGATAAAACTGATTTTGATATAGGAGTAACATTTGAAGAAGGCAATTCTGGACAATTTAAAGTTGAATTAAGAGTAAAAGAAGAATTTGGACAACCTACTATAGATAAATTTGTAACCCCTAGTGATAGAAAAGAAAACACTATAACAAAAGTGTTTGACGTTAACTGGATACCCGACATTAAGTTTTCTATGACAGATTGGGCATATACAGATGATACTTTAAATCTATCTACTGTTATAAAAGACGAGGAAGTACCTACTACTACAGTAGATTGGTCTTTAAAAAGAGCTAGTGAAAGTGATCCAAGTGTTATGCTGCCTGCTAGTCTAAATGTTTACACCGATAATATGTTAGATAAAAATGGTGGAGCAATTAGATTTAAAGAAAGTGGTTTTTATGAACTTACTGCAACCGTAACTGATGAAATAGGGCAAAGTTATTCTTATTCTGAAACTATAAGGGTATATCCATTACCAACTGCTGTTATTAAAGATAATTCAAGTTTAAGATGGCCTAGTGGAGAATTTAATATAAAAGAAAATAGAAAATTTGAAATGGATGGTAATTCTAGTTATGCTCAAGACTACTATGGACCAGAAATGCATTCAATAGACCATTCAAAAGATTATTGGGAGATAATACCATTAGATAATCAAGGAACAGGAGTTATTAAAATACAAAACGGAAGTGGTGGAGCATTAGTTAACCAAGGTGGTAGTACTAAGTTTATAAGAAACAACGATAAGCTAGATGAAACATTACTATTTAAAGAAGAAGGACAATATAAGGTAAGGTATCAAGTAACTAATACTTTCGGCAAAAAATCACCATTTGCAGAAAAAATTATAACAGTACATGAAGATACAACTCCTAATATTAACTTTGATGTAATTCCTACTGCTTACAGAGATGCAGATGACAGTAAAAGAGCAGAACTGATTACCTATAACATTCAAGCTAGTTCTGATGATGAAGATACTATTGATATTCAAAGAATAAGATATAGATTTGACTCTGATAATGACGGAAACTTTAATGACGAAAGTTGGGTAGGTACAGTACCAATAGATACAGTAAATAAAAGGGCAACTGTAAAAGTTAATCATGTAGGTAAATATCAGTTTGAATTTATGGCAAAAGATGAATTCGGCCAACCGACTTTATCAGAGTTTGTTAATACAGGGGATAGACGAGAAAGCTATCAGTACAAAACTATAGAAGTAGATAATACTGCTCCAATAGTAGACTTTGAGGTAGCACCAAGTAATAAAGTAGATATTGTATTTACAATAGGGGATGTAGATGATAGTAAATTGGAAGAATTAAACGCTAAAATTGACACTTACGTTAAAACAGATTTAGAAGCTGAAAAGATTTGTATAAATATTAAACGGGGTCAGGCCTGA
- a CDS encoding UvrD-helicase domain-containing protein, translated as MSYLEGLNGPQKEAVMTTEGPLLVLAGAGSGKTRVLTRRIAYLIDEKNVLPENILAITFTNKAADEMKERIGLLIENRVEDIWVGTFHSVCVRILRRDIDKIGYNRNFVIFDTSDQKTLIKDCIKEMNLSEKLYDPKAMLGFISSQKDILKDPDTYIKENEGDFRERQKGEIYKLYQKKLKGNNALDFDDLIVKTIELFIKNPDVLEFYQRKFRYILVDEYQDTNRAQYQLVRLVSKKHMNICVVGDDDQCIPQDSKIYTPDGLKSIEELDAESKVLSAGGHGKVMVGTVNKKLKKEYKGPAVKVKTKTGKQIVATPNHIVFGKMNPQPGVHYVYLMYRRDKGYRIGQTQGVRLNQEHGDKMWILRVCTSKEEATYYEQLLSTKYGIPTTVFHAQGRNMSLNQEYIDRIFNEIDTEKAALKLMNDLLIFEEYPHHRCNGVTRGNTKRRIINLNFFGGKETGQTSGWHSHRIAFNTTGDNLKEAVENQGFPVSAGQKDTWRVETERKDYDEANLYGKKLAQLDGVIDIIKRAKLTKDNSYYYMPISHLRPSMSIAILDKNEIIEDIVEEVTFEEYDGYVYDLSIPHFRQFICEGVVVHNSIYGWRGADIRNILDFEKDYPQAKVIKLEQNYRSTKTILEAANTVIANNWGRKNKRLWTSNNEGDPINIYKADNEHDEANFIISKIREISRKEDVDYSNFAILYRTNAQSRVLEESLIKANIPYRIVGGLKFYDRKEIKDIIAYLRLIQNPLDDISLKRIINVPKRGIGKKTIEKLEQYSLQKGESIYSVILDAEEVPGLSQRAITKLKSFASMVGKFIAMKEIIGVKELIEKVIDETGYLNKLREEDSIESRTRIENIQEFLSVALDFEQTSEEKTLEEFLANISLLSDIDKTDESQTNCITLMTLHSAKGLEFPVVFLAGMEEGIFPISRALTSEDDLEEERRLCYVGITRAKEKLYLTYTNFRTIYGRTSYNSVSRFIDEIPDNLINDCNEISKSVNANKGFGNSNKYFMGYKPETISKPSSNGKKEVQVGAKVKHKLWGVGTVVQVKKQGSSTEISVAFDGEGVKKLMLEYAPIEIL; from the coding sequence ATGAGTTACTTAGAAGGACTTAATGGGCCACAGAAGGAAGCTGTTATGACCACAGAAGGACCACTTTTAGTATTAGCAGGAGCAGGTAGTGGTAAAACAAGGGTACTAACCCGTAGAATTGCATATTTAATAGACGAAAAGAATGTATTGCCGGAAAACATATTAGCAATAACATTTACTAATAAAGCTGCAGATGAGATGAAAGAGAGAATCGGATTATTAATAGAAAATAGGGTAGAAGACATCTGGGTTGGGACTTTTCACTCAGTATGTGTAAGAATACTTAGAAGAGATATAGACAAAATAGGATACAATCGAAACTTCGTTATATTCGATACATCTGATCAAAAGACCCTTATAAAAGATTGTATAAAGGAAATGAATTTAAGTGAAAAACTTTATGACCCTAAAGCTATGCTAGGCTTTATAAGTTCTCAAAAAGATATACTTAAAGACCCGGATACATATATAAAGGAAAATGAAGGTGACTTTAGAGAAAGACAAAAAGGAGAAATATACAAGCTATATCAAAAGAAATTAAAGGGTAACAATGCCCTTGACTTTGATGACCTTATCGTTAAAACAATAGAGCTATTTATAAAAAATCCTGATGTATTAGAGTTTTATCAAAGAAAGTTTAGATATATCTTAGTAGATGAATATCAGGACACTAATAGAGCACAATACCAATTAGTAAGATTAGTTTCTAAAAAGCACATGAATATATGTGTTGTGGGCGATGATGACCAGTGTATTCCACAGGATTCAAAAATATATACTCCAGATGGACTTAAATCTATTGAAGAGTTAGATGCAGAAAGTAAAGTACTGTCAGCTGGTGGTCACGGTAAAGTTATGGTGGGGACTGTAAACAAGAAACTAAAAAAAGAATATAAAGGTCCCGCAGTAAAAGTAAAAACTAAAACTGGTAAACAAATAGTTGCTACTCCTAATCATATAGTTTTTGGAAAAATGAATCCTCAGCCTGGAGTACATTACGTTTATCTAATGTATAGAAGGGATAAAGGATATAGAATAGGACAAACACAGGGGGTTAGACTGAATCAAGAACACGGAGATAAAATGTGGATACTAAGAGTTTGTACAAGTAAAGAAGAGGCAACCTATTATGAACAGCTGTTATCAACAAAATATGGTATACCAACAACAGTATTTCATGCTCAAGGTAGAAATATGTCCCTTAATCAAGAGTATATAGACAGGATATTTAATGAAATAGATACAGAGAAGGCAGCATTAAAGTTAATGAATGATTTGTTAATTTTTGAAGAATACCCTCATCATAGATGCAATGGTGTAACAAGGGGAAATACTAAAAGAAGAATAATTAATCTAAACTTTTTCGGAGGAAAAGAGACAGGTCAAACTTCAGGATGGCATAGCCATAGAATTGCTTTTAATACTACTGGAGATAATCTGAAGGAAGCTGTTGAAAATCAAGGCTTTCCAGTAAGTGCTGGACAAAAAGATACATGGAGAGTTGAAACTGAAAGAAAAGATTATGATGAAGCTAATTTATATGGTAAGAAATTAGCTCAATTAGATGGAGTTATAGATATAATAAAAAGAGCTAAATTAACTAAAGATAATAGTTATTATTATATGCCAATATCTCATTTAAGACCTTCAATGAGTATTGCGATTTTAGATAAAAATGAAATCATTGAAGATATAGTAGAAGAAGTAACATTTGAAGAATATGATGGATACGTTTATGATTTATCTATACCTCACTTTAGACAGTTTATATGTGAGGGAGTTGTTGTTCATAATTCTATTTACGGATGGAGAGGAGCAGATATAAGAAACATATTAGATTTTGAAAAGGACTATCCTCAAGCAAAAGTAATCAAGCTTGAACAAAATTATCGCTCCACTAAAACTATATTAGAAGCTGCAAATACGGTTATAGCAAATAACTGGGGAAGAAAAAACAAGAGATTATGGACATCAAACAATGAAGGAGACCCTATCAACATATATAAAGCAGATAATGAGCACGATGAAGCTAATTTTATAATAAGTAAGATTAGAGAAATAAGCAGAAAAGAGGATGTAGATTATTCTAACTTTGCTATACTATATAGAACTAATGCCCAGTCCCGTGTGCTAGAGGAATCACTAATAAAAGCTAATATTCCTTATAGGATTGTTGGTGGACTTAAATTCTACGATAGAAAAGAAATAAAGGATATAATTGCATATTTACGTTTGATTCAAAATCCATTAGACGATATTAGTTTAAAGAGAATTATAAATGTTCCTAAGAGGGGAATAGGTAAAAAGACTATTGAAAAACTAGAACAATACAGCCTTCAAAAAGGAGAAAGCATATATAGTGTTATTTTAGACGCAGAGGAAGTACCGGGCTTATCACAGAGAGCTATAACTAAGTTAAAATCCTTTGCCTCTATGGTAGGTAAATTCATTGCAATGAAGGAGATTATAGGAGTAAAGGAGCTTATTGAAAAGGTAATAGATGAAACAGGATATTTAAACAAACTAAGAGAAGAAGATTCAATAGAATCTAGGACCAGAATAGAGAATATACAAGAGTTCTTGTCAGTTGCATTAGATTTTGAACAGACAAGTGAAGAAAAGACATTAGAAGAATTCTTAGCAAACATCTCATTATTATCAGATATAGATAAGACAGATGAAAGTCAAACTAACTGTATCACCCTTATGACATTGCATAGTGCTAAGGGGTTAGAGTTCCCTGTCGTATTTTTAGCAGGTATGGAAGAGGGAATATTCCCTATATCTAGAGCGTTAACAAGTGAAGATGACCTAGAGGAAGAAAGAAGACTTTGTTATGTTGGAATAACAAGGGCAAAGGAGAAATTGTATTTAACATATACTAACTTTAGAACTATATACGGACGTACATCCTATAACAGTGTTTCAAGATTTATTGATGAAATACCAGATAACCTTATAAACGATTGTAATGAGATTTCAAAGAGTGTAAATGCAAATAAAGGATTTGGTAATTCTAATAAATACTTTATGGGATATAAACCTGAAACGATTAGTAAGCCTAGCAGTAATGGTAAGAAAGAAGTACAAGTGGGTGCTAAGGTCAAACATAAATTATGGGGTGTAGGAACAGTAGTACAAGTGAAGAAGCAAGGAAGTAGCACTGAAATATCAGTTGCCTTTGATGGAGAAGGAGTAAAGAAACTTATGCTAGAATATGCACCTATAGAAATATTATAA
- a CDS encoding transposase → MARKPRIDYKGALHHVMCRGNNGDYILKEDKDKESYLQLIKKYKERYGFKLFAYCIMDNHVHMLIERENTSLSKIMQGIQQSYTQRYNKKYNRKGHVFQQRYKAELCNKDDYLLQLIKYIHMNPVKAGFKEGLNYRWSSYRIYISGKDNDLVETEFVLGFFSKNLSRAIERYKEFMKENNNVISTEEYLINQEECLNKYEENNTKSTTLDIDELIEKVCEICEVKIEDIVKRTRIKRYSDIRKAIVLLSEEYVNISNENLANKLNISSSMVSKIRSGASKRNKEVNKIVELVKSYSLIQA, encoded by the coding sequence ATGGCAAGAAAGCCTAGGATAGATTATAAAGGAGCATTACATCATGTAATGTGTAGAGGGAATAACGGAGACTATATCCTTAAGGAAGACAAAGACAAGGAAAGCTATTTGCAGTTAATAAAAAAGTATAAGGAAAGATATGGATTCAAACTTTTTGCTTACTGCATAATGGATAATCATGTTCATATGCTAATTGAGAGAGAAAATACATCTCTATCTAAGATAATGCAAGGAATACAACAAAGCTATACCCAAAGATATAATAAAAAATATAACAGGAAAGGCCATGTATTTCAACAGCGATATAAGGCTGAGTTGTGTAACAAAGATGATTATTTGTTGCAATTAATAAAATATATCCATATGAATCCAGTAAAAGCTGGTTTCAAAGAAGGATTAAATTATAGGTGGAGTAGCTATAGAATATATATTAGTGGAAAAGATAACGATTTAGTAGAGACAGAATTTGTATTAGGATTTTTTTCAAAAAATTTAAGTAGAGCTATAGAAAGATATAAAGAGTTTATGAAAGAGAATAATAATGTAATAAGTACAGAAGAATATTTAATTAATCAAGAGGAATGTCTTAACAAGTATGAAGAAAATAATACTAAATCGACAACATTAGATATAGACGAACTTATAGAAAAGGTATGTGAGATATGTGAAGTTAAAATAGAAGATATTGTTAAAAGAACAAGAATTAAGAGATATTCAGATATAAGGAAAGCTATAGTTTTATTAAGTGAAGAATATGTAAATATATCTAATGAAAATTTAGCAAATAAACTAAATATTTCTTCATCAATGGTATCAAAAATAAGAAGCGGTGCGAGTAAAAGAAATAAAGAAGTAAACAAGATTGTTGAATTAGTGAAGAGTTATTCACTTATTCAGGCCTGA